Below is a window of Nocardia asteroides DNA.
CACCGTCGAGATCGTGCGCGCGTTCGCGGCGGCGCATCCCGTGCCCGCCATCGAGGTGATCAGTGAGCCGCAGAAGGGCACCGGCGCCGCCGCCGACACCGGGATGCGCTACGCCATCGCCCAGGGCGCGGCCTACCTCGCCCGCACCGACGCCGACTGCCTGCCCGCACCGGACTGGACGCAGCGGATCAAGGCGGCGTTCGGCACCGGACTGCGGCTGGTCAGCGGGCAGCTGGTGCCGCGCACCGACGAAGGCATCTCGTGGGTCGACCGCACCGTCATCCGGGTCGCGCTGGAGGTGGCCTCGGCCTTCGGGAAGGTGCGCTCGGGCAATCGTGACCCGAAGTACTTGGGCCCGTACGTGATGACGCCCGGCTGCAATATGGCCATCACCGCCGAGTTGTACACGGCCGCAGGCGGATTCCCGCGCACCGCGATCGAGGATCTGCACGAGGACCGGGCCCTGGTGAACGCGGTGCGCACGATCACCACCGACTACGGCCTGCGTCGCGACGTGCGGGTCTACGGCTCCAACCGGCGGGTGCGGGCGTGGGGCATCCGCAAGACGCTGGCCTGGTACGCCGACCACCGGTACCGGCCCGACATCGTGGACATCCGGTGACGATCGATTTCCTGGACCACCTGGGGATGCAGGCCGACCGCATCCCCGACGCCTCGGCGCTCGGCACGGTGGGCAAGCGCGCCATGACCTATCGCGAGCTGGTCGGCACCGTCGACCGGGTCGCGGCCAATCTCGGTGCGGCCGGGTTCGTTCCGGGCGACCGGATGCTGTTCTCGATCCGGCCGAGCGTGTCCTCGGTGACCCTGATCTTCGGGGTGATCGCGGCGGGCGGCACCATCGTGTTCGTCGATCCCGGCGTGGGGCCCGAACTGTTCGCCCGCCGCGTGGCGCTGGTCGAACCGACCTGGGCCGCCACGGAATCGCTGCTGTACGCGGTGAGCGGACCGCTGTCCGGGTTCGGGCGCAGGCGCGGGCTCGCCCTCCCCCGGTTCGGCGCGCTCGACGTGCGCCACATCCACAGCGGCCCCTGGCTGCCCGGCACCCCAGCGGGGTCGATTCCGT
It encodes the following:
- a CDS encoding glycosyltransferase family A protein; the encoded protein is MSAGELWVVIPAFDEERGIGATLEAIAAQRDTGFRVVVVDNGSSDRTVEIVRAFAAAHPVPAIEVISEPQKGTGAAADTGMRYAIAQGAAYLARTDADCLPAPDWTQRIKAAFGTGLRLVSGQLVPRTDEGISWVDRTVIRVALEVASAFGKVRSGNRDPKYLGPYVMTPGCNMAITAELYTAAGGFPRTAIEDLHEDRALVNAVRTITTDYGLRRDVRVYGSNRRVRAWGIRKTLAWYADHRYRPDIVDIR